A genomic window from Osmia bicornis bicornis chromosome 6, iOsmBic2.1, whole genome shotgun sequence includes:
- the LOC114874949 gene encoding uncharacterized protein LOC114874949, translated as MAYGISFRTLLPVLFVLCCIQQGLSIKCWVCRSDSDPKCADPFDNTTVPITDCKQEPDLEHLPGVRPTMCRKIRQKVNGVWRYFRSCAYMGEPGIAGDERFCLMRTGTYNIFMEYCTCNSKDGCNAASYNHGSIFASVLALVISLRYVLCST; from the exons ATGGCTTATGGAATTAGTTTTCGTACTTTATTGCCAGTATTATTCGTTCTCTGTTGTATTCAACAAG GATTGTCTATCAAGTGTTGGGTCTGTAGATCTGACTCAGATCCAAAATGTGCAGATCCCTTTGATAATACCACTGTACCCATCACTGATTGTAAACAAGAACCAGATTTGGAGCACTTACCTGGTGTAAGACCTACTATGTGTCGTAAAATCCGGCAGAAAG TCAATGGTGTATGGAGATATTTTCGTAGTTGTGCTTACATGGGAGAACCTGGGATTGCAGGTGACGAGAGATTTTGTCTGATGAGAACAGGAACGTACAACATATTTATGGAATATTGCACATGCAATAGTAAAGATGGCTGCAACGCAGCATCTTATAATCATGGAAGTATATTTGCCTCTGTATTAGCTTTAGTAATTTCATTGAGATACGTACTTTGTTCTACTTAA
- the LOC114874946 gene encoding uncharacterized protein LOC114874946, with product MALAKIKSFIDTGLKTVSTPLDRTVNLEPEVGIRIVHSINEKALHVTVLGARHLPQNFGFTRVNSYVVKVKLIPGKEKFETTSRNESWPQWNEEFTFLLRKESKQKFGKTKVIEEEINGSRFIVATLYAILEDKPLIATDKKESEKDKTSPTVKETPKKSGKKKDSQAATSENQEPTKNKLFSQFFGKSSEKNTETTPVERRMYDKRRTVGATTISLDPKNFTTKPPKAKHPGDVSTGDMWRPLRPITSGISGAEERRENKKGQVELSLCQEKSDKREEGSERLVLSLHRLRCSLQTMHEHEALRGQMYIKISVVDNGRVTHFWKSDRFAPCVSMKFAPDMARVVADNPYQGALNDVSFVVKFVSKNKMGKKTTVGHFVIGPDVGGPYGEQWKQALAKPGQQIMKWQAFE from the exons ATGGCGTTGGCGAAGATCAAAAGTTTCATCGACACCGGCCTGAAGACGGTGTCCACGCCGTTGGATCGGACGGTGAATCTGGAACCGGAAGTGGGCATTAGGATCGTTCATTCGATCAACGAGAAGGCGTTACACGTGACGGTGCTCGGTGCTCGACACTTGCCGCAAAATTTCGGCTTCACCCGTGTCAATAGCTACGTTGTCAAG GTGAAGCTGATACCAGGAAAGGAGAAGTTCGAGACGACGTCGAGGAACGAGTCTTGGCCGCAATGGAACGAGGAATTCACGTTCCTTCTGCGGAAAGAGAGCAAGCAGAAATTTGGGAAAACGAAGGTGATCGAGGAGGAGATCAACGGATCGAGATTCATCGTGGCGACTCTGTACGCGATTCTCGAGGACAAGCCGTTGATAGCGACCGATAAAAAGGAATCGGAGAAGGACAAGACCTCGCCTACAGTCAAGGAAACTCCGAAAAAGTCTGGCAAGAAGAAAGACAGCCAAGCAGCCACCTCGGAGAATCAAGAGCCGACGAAGAACAAATTGTTCAGCCAATTCTTCGGCAAATCGTCGGAGAAAAACACGGAAACCACCCCGGTGGAGAGAAGAATGTACGACAAGAGGCGCACGGTGGGTGCAACGACCATTTCTCTGGATCCGAAAAATTTCACTACGAAACCGCCGAAAGCTAAACACCCGGGTGACGTGTCCACGGGAGATATGTGGAGACCACTGCGACCTATCACAAGTGGCATTTCCGGAGCTGAAGAGAGG AGGGAGAACAAGAAGGGTCAAGTCGAATTGTCACTGTGCCAGGAGAAGAGCGACAAACGAGAGGAAGGTAGCGAACGACTGGTACTATCTCTGCATCGTCTGAGATGTTCGTTGCAGACGATGCACGAGCACGAGGCCCTCCGAGGTCAGATGTACATAAAGATATCGGTGGTGGACAATGGAAGGGTGACTCATTTTTGGAAAAGCGATCGTTTCGCGCCTTGCGTGTCCATGAAATTTGCACCGGACATGGCCAGAGTGGTGGCGGACAATCCTTACCAAGGAGCTCTAAACGACGTCAGTTTCGTTGTTAAATTTGTCTCGAAAAACAAAATGG GGAAGAAAACCACTGTTGGTCACTTCGTGATCGGACCAGACGTAGGAGGACCTTACGGAGAACAGTGGAAACAGGCTCTAGCGAAGCCAGGGCAACAGATAATGAAATGGCAGGCATTTGAATGA
- the LOC114874945 gene encoding chymotrypsinogen B isoform X2, which yields MRGGKSGNRTLVFHGGNNSSRLHATNQDSFAGQSPKNKSTKLSYYTNWSEWSVCDRHCTQNRVRRCRLKKKCGSTILREERTCQHNRKGRWRRCKQRQRRGHRRKDKFHVVQLPKKEAEPRQGRRRGKDIKDQSIGYYGKWSKWSPCTRLCTTQRHRWCKKPGICVRDVIRESAYCYVEGSYCQRWIDQEIRRSQEVDNDDIVLELSSSNDVSSSIPEKHPHTWKCGVPSTQRTSRLSYFTRIIGGRPSIPGSWPWQVAVLNRFREAFCGGTLVSPRWVLTAAHCIRKRLYVRIGEHDLTVKEGTELELRVDSVTVHPEYDVDTVDNDVAMLRLPVTLTASPSRGIACLPAPNQPLPANQLCTIIGWGKSRVTDDFGTDVLHEARIPIVSTEACRDVYVDYRITDNMFCAGYRRGRMDSCAGDSGGPLLCRDPRRPDHPWTIFGITSFGEGCGKRGKFGIYARMSNYVRWISRVMKETDDIN from the exons ATGAGAGGAGGAAAG AGTGGAAATAGGACGCTCGTTTTCCATGGGGGCAATAATTCGAGCCGGCTGCACGCGACCAATCAAGATTCTTTTGCGGGACAATCGCCAAAGAACA AATCCACAAAACTATCGTACTATACAAATTGGAGCGAATGGTCAGTGTGCGATCGACACTGTACGCAGAATCGCGTTCGAAGGTGTCGACTAAAGAAAAAATGTGGAAGCACTATACTAAGA GAAGAACGTACCTGTCAGCACAACAGAAAGGGAAGGTGGAGGAGATGCAAGCAACGACAGCGACGAGGACATCGACGAAAGGATAAATTTCATGTAGTACAG TTACCTAAAAAGGAAGCCGAGCCCAGACAAGGGAGACGAAGGGGCAAGGACATCAAGGACCAGTCCATAGGATATTATGGAAAGTGGAGCAAGTGGTCACCCTGTACAAGACTGTGTACCACTCAACGTCACAG GTGGTGTAAGAAGCCTGGAATTTGCGTTCGCGATGTGATAAGGGAGAGTGCCTACTGCTACGTCGAAGGCAGCTACTGCCAAAGATGGATTGACCAAGAAATCCGTAGAAGTCAAGAAGTAGATAACGACG ACATCGTATTGGAATTGAGCAGTTCGAACGACGTGAGCAGTTCCATTCCCGAAAAGCACCCTCACACCTGGAAGTGTGGGGTACCAAGCACACAAAGGACTTCCAGGTTGTCTTATTTCACAAGAATTATCGGTGGACGTCCATCGATACCTGGGAGCTGGCCATGGCAAGTGGCAGTCTTGAACAGATTCAGA GAGGCCTTTTGTGGAGGCACCCTGGTCTCTCCAAGATGGGTGCTGACTGCTGCGCATTGTATTAGAAAGCGTCTCTATGTTCGAATCGGAGAACACGATTTGACGGTGAAAGAAGGCACCGAGTTAGAACTAAGG GTCGATTCAGTAACGGTACATCCCGAATACGACGTGGACACAGTGGACAATGACGTGGCAATGCTACGTCTTCCAGTCACACTGACCGCCTCGCCATCGAGAGGGATCGCTTGTCTTCCGGCGCCTAACCAGCCTCTACCCGCCAATCAACTGTGTACGATCATTGGCTGGGGAAAATCGCGAGTCACCGATGACTTTGGTACCGATGTTCTCCACGAGGCCCGA ATACCCATCGTGTCTACAGAGGCATGTCGCGACGTCTACGTAGACTACAGGATCACCGACAACATGTTCTGTGCAGGATATCGTCGAGGAAGAATGGACTCTTGTGCAGGAGACAGCGGTGGTCCCCTTCTCTGTCGCGATCCCAGGAGACCCGACCATCCTTGGACCATTTTCGGGATCACCAGTTTCGGGGAGGGTTGtgggaaacgaggaaaattCGGAATATACGCGAGAATGTCGAATTACGTTCGTTGGATCAGCAGAGTGATGAAAGAAACTGAcgatattaattaa
- the LOC114874945 gene encoding chymotrypsinogen B isoform X3, translating into MSGNRTLVFHGGNNSSRLHATNQDSFAGQSPKNKSTKLSYYTNWSEWSVCDRHCTQNRVRRCRLKKKCGSTILREERTCQHNRKGRWRRCKQRQRRGHRRKDKFHVVQLPKKEAEPRQGRRRGKDIKDQSIGYYGKWSKWSPCTRLCTTQRHRWCKKPGICVRDVIRESAYCYVEGSYCQRWIDQEIRRSQEVDNDDIVLELSSSNDVSSSIPEKHPHTWKCGVPSTQRTSRLSYFTRIIGGRPSIPGSWPWQVAVLNRFREAFCGGTLVSPRWVLTAAHCIRKRLYVRIGEHDLTVKEGTELELRVDSVTVHPEYDVDTVDNDVAMLRLPVTLTASPSRGIACLPAPNQPLPANQLCTIIGWGKSRVTDDFGTDVLHEARIPIVSTEACRDVYVDYRITDNMFCAGYRRGRMDSCAGDSGGPLLCRDPRRPDHPWTIFGITSFGEGCGKRGKFGIYARMSNYVRWISRVMKETDDIN; encoded by the exons ATG AGTGGAAATAGGACGCTCGTTTTCCATGGGGGCAATAATTCGAGCCGGCTGCACGCGACCAATCAAGATTCTTTTGCGGGACAATCGCCAAAGAACA AATCCACAAAACTATCGTACTATACAAATTGGAGCGAATGGTCAGTGTGCGATCGACACTGTACGCAGAATCGCGTTCGAAGGTGTCGACTAAAGAAAAAATGTGGAAGCACTATACTAAGA GAAGAACGTACCTGTCAGCACAACAGAAAGGGAAGGTGGAGGAGATGCAAGCAACGACAGCGACGAGGACATCGACGAAAGGATAAATTTCATGTAGTACAG TTACCTAAAAAGGAAGCCGAGCCCAGACAAGGGAGACGAAGGGGCAAGGACATCAAGGACCAGTCCATAGGATATTATGGAAAGTGGAGCAAGTGGTCACCCTGTACAAGACTGTGTACCACTCAACGTCACAG GTGGTGTAAGAAGCCTGGAATTTGCGTTCGCGATGTGATAAGGGAGAGTGCCTACTGCTACGTCGAAGGCAGCTACTGCCAAAGATGGATTGACCAAGAAATCCGTAGAAGTCAAGAAGTAGATAACGACG ACATCGTATTGGAATTGAGCAGTTCGAACGACGTGAGCAGTTCCATTCCCGAAAAGCACCCTCACACCTGGAAGTGTGGGGTACCAAGCACACAAAGGACTTCCAGGTTGTCTTATTTCACAAGAATTATCGGTGGACGTCCATCGATACCTGGGAGCTGGCCATGGCAAGTGGCAGTCTTGAACAGATTCAGA GAGGCCTTTTGTGGAGGCACCCTGGTCTCTCCAAGATGGGTGCTGACTGCTGCGCATTGTATTAGAAAGCGTCTCTATGTTCGAATCGGAGAACACGATTTGACGGTGAAAGAAGGCACCGAGTTAGAACTAAGG GTCGATTCAGTAACGGTACATCCCGAATACGACGTGGACACAGTGGACAATGACGTGGCAATGCTACGTCTTCCAGTCACACTGACCGCCTCGCCATCGAGAGGGATCGCTTGTCTTCCGGCGCCTAACCAGCCTCTACCCGCCAATCAACTGTGTACGATCATTGGCTGGGGAAAATCGCGAGTCACCGATGACTTTGGTACCGATGTTCTCCACGAGGCCCGA ATACCCATCGTGTCTACAGAGGCATGTCGCGACGTCTACGTAGACTACAGGATCACCGACAACATGTTCTGTGCAGGATATCGTCGAGGAAGAATGGACTCTTGTGCAGGAGACAGCGGTGGTCCCCTTCTCTGTCGCGATCCCAGGAGACCCGACCATCCTTGGACCATTTTCGGGATCACCAGTTTCGGGGAGGGTTGtgggaaacgaggaaaattCGGAATATACGCGAGAATGTCGAATTACGTTCGTTGGATCAGCAGAGTGATGAAAGAAACTGAcgatattaattaa
- the LOC114874945 gene encoding urokinase-type plasminogen activator isoform X1 gives MHPRQEHRPASSSSTSSTSSNCLRWLPPLAGDHPPAMIARMTGANAALWIIVFLLTLGTALSHDDRSSGNRTLVFHGGNNSSRLHATNQDSFAGQSPKNKSTKLSYYTNWSEWSVCDRHCTQNRVRRCRLKKKCGSTILREERTCQHNRKGRWRRCKQRQRRGHRRKDKFHVVQLPKKEAEPRQGRRRGKDIKDQSIGYYGKWSKWSPCTRLCTTQRHRWCKKPGICVRDVIRESAYCYVEGSYCQRWIDQEIRRSQEVDNDDIVLELSSSNDVSSSIPEKHPHTWKCGVPSTQRTSRLSYFTRIIGGRPSIPGSWPWQVAVLNRFREAFCGGTLVSPRWVLTAAHCIRKRLYVRIGEHDLTVKEGTELELRVDSVTVHPEYDVDTVDNDVAMLRLPVTLTASPSRGIACLPAPNQPLPANQLCTIIGWGKSRVTDDFGTDVLHEARIPIVSTEACRDVYVDYRITDNMFCAGYRRGRMDSCAGDSGGPLLCRDPRRPDHPWTIFGITSFGEGCGKRGKFGIYARMSNYVRWISRVMKETDDIN, from the exons ATGCATCCGCGACAGGAGCACCGGCCCGCTTCGTCGTCGAGCACGTCCTCGACGTCGTCGAACTGTCTGCGCTGGCTGCCCCCACTGGCAGGCGACCATCCACCGGCTATGATCGCTCGAATGACGGGGGCAAACGCGGCCCTATGGATCATCGTTTTCCTTCTGACCCTCGGCACCGCTCTCAGCCACGACGATCGCTCG AGTGGAAATAGGACGCTCGTTTTCCATGGGGGCAATAATTCGAGCCGGCTGCACGCGACCAATCAAGATTCTTTTGCGGGACAATCGCCAAAGAACA AATCCACAAAACTATCGTACTATACAAATTGGAGCGAATGGTCAGTGTGCGATCGACACTGTACGCAGAATCGCGTTCGAAGGTGTCGACTAAAGAAAAAATGTGGAAGCACTATACTAAGA GAAGAACGTACCTGTCAGCACAACAGAAAGGGAAGGTGGAGGAGATGCAAGCAACGACAGCGACGAGGACATCGACGAAAGGATAAATTTCATGTAGTACAG TTACCTAAAAAGGAAGCCGAGCCCAGACAAGGGAGACGAAGGGGCAAGGACATCAAGGACCAGTCCATAGGATATTATGGAAAGTGGAGCAAGTGGTCACCCTGTACAAGACTGTGTACCACTCAACGTCACAG GTGGTGTAAGAAGCCTGGAATTTGCGTTCGCGATGTGATAAGGGAGAGTGCCTACTGCTACGTCGAAGGCAGCTACTGCCAAAGATGGATTGACCAAGAAATCCGTAGAAGTCAAGAAGTAGATAACGACG ACATCGTATTGGAATTGAGCAGTTCGAACGACGTGAGCAGTTCCATTCCCGAAAAGCACCCTCACACCTGGAAGTGTGGGGTACCAAGCACACAAAGGACTTCCAGGTTGTCTTATTTCACAAGAATTATCGGTGGACGTCCATCGATACCTGGGAGCTGGCCATGGCAAGTGGCAGTCTTGAACAGATTCAGA GAGGCCTTTTGTGGAGGCACCCTGGTCTCTCCAAGATGGGTGCTGACTGCTGCGCATTGTATTAGAAAGCGTCTCTATGTTCGAATCGGAGAACACGATTTGACGGTGAAAGAAGGCACCGAGTTAGAACTAAGG GTCGATTCAGTAACGGTACATCCCGAATACGACGTGGACACAGTGGACAATGACGTGGCAATGCTACGTCTTCCAGTCACACTGACCGCCTCGCCATCGAGAGGGATCGCTTGTCTTCCGGCGCCTAACCAGCCTCTACCCGCCAATCAACTGTGTACGATCATTGGCTGGGGAAAATCGCGAGTCACCGATGACTTTGGTACCGATGTTCTCCACGAGGCCCGA ATACCCATCGTGTCTACAGAGGCATGTCGCGACGTCTACGTAGACTACAGGATCACCGACAACATGTTCTGTGCAGGATATCGTCGAGGAAGAATGGACTCTTGTGCAGGAGACAGCGGTGGTCCCCTTCTCTGTCGCGATCCCAGGAGACCCGACCATCCTTGGACCATTTTCGGGATCACCAGTTTCGGGGAGGGTTGtgggaaacgaggaaaattCGGAATATACGCGAGAATGTCGAATTACGTTCGTTGGATCAGCAGAGTGATGAAAGAAACTGAcgatattaattaa